The following proteins are encoded in a genomic region of Porphyrobacter sp. CACIAM 03H1:
- a CDS encoding RNA degradosome polyphosphate kinase, translated as MVELGPDESPYFNRELSWLQFNQRVLAEACNEAYPLLERLRFLSISGSNLDEFMMIRVAGLVGQVQRGLATPSIDGRSPSQQLAAIRAKLVELSAMQQSIWRGLRAGLAEADIHVADEERVSPAAHKWLKSFFLNEILPIITPQALDPAHPFPFVQNEGMGLLFTLTRDATREQLIEMVLIPSALPRFVRVPDEVTGTGGALYISIARLIQRYAEALFPGFTIEGDGLFRVLRDSDIEIEEEAEDLVRTFRSAIQRRRRGQVIQLEIEEDFDPAAEGLLLEQLGINEAALIKTDGMIGIDGLAEIVREDRPDLKFDAYSPRFPERIREHDGDAFSAIREKDIVIHHPYESFEVVVDFIRQAAADPEVVAIKQTLYRAGSQSAVINALIEAAEAGKSVTAVVELKARFDEEQNLKWASKLERAGVQVIYGFTDWKTHAKVAMVVRREGESFRTYCHFGTGNYHPVTAKVYTDLSFFTADPKLGRDAAKMFNFVTGYVEPHELERIHIAPIDLRQEICRRIDIEIANAQKGRPAAIWMKCNQITDEAMIDRLYAASQAGVQVELVVRGICCLRPGIVGLSENIRVKSIIGRFLEHSRIYAFANGHPMPSAHAAVFIASADMMSRNLDRRVETLIPILNRTVHDQVLQQVLLANMLDSEQSWWLHPDGHYSRVEAEPGVKPFNCHRYFMTNPSLSGRGGALEAGAVPKLSLRRGAAA; from the coding sequence ATGGTGGAGCTGGGACCGGACGAATCCCCCTATTTCAACCGCGAGCTTTCGTGGCTCCAGTTCAACCAGCGCGTGCTGGCCGAGGCCTGCAACGAGGCCTATCCGCTGCTCGAGCGCCTCAGGTTCCTGTCGATCTCGGGCAGCAACCTCGACGAGTTCATGATGATCCGCGTCGCCGGTCTCGTCGGGCAGGTGCAGCGCGGCCTTGCGACCCCCTCGATCGACGGGCGCAGCCCCTCGCAGCAGCTCGCCGCGATCCGCGCCAAGCTGGTCGAACTGAGCGCGATGCAGCAGTCGATCTGGCGCGGCTTGCGGGCAGGGCTGGCCGAAGCGGATATCCACGTCGCCGACGAGGAGCGGGTCAGCCCGGCCGCCCACAAGTGGCTCAAGAGCTTCTTCCTCAACGAGATCCTGCCGATCATCACGCCGCAGGCGCTCGATCCGGCCCACCCGTTCCCCTTCGTCCAGAACGAGGGGATGGGCCTGCTCTTCACCCTGACGCGCGATGCCACGCGCGAACAGCTGATCGAGATGGTGCTGATCCCGAGCGCGCTCCCCCGCTTCGTGCGCGTGCCCGACGAGGTGACCGGGACGGGCGGGGCGCTCTACATCTCGATCGCACGCCTGATCCAGCGCTATGCCGAGGCGCTGTTCCCGGGCTTCACCATCGAGGGCGACGGGCTGTTCCGCGTGCTGCGCGACAGCGACATCGAGATCGAGGAAGAGGCCGAGGATCTCGTGCGCACCTTCCGCAGCGCGATCCAGCGCCGCCGGCGGGGGCAGGTGATCCAGCTAGAGATCGAGGAGGATTTCGATCCGGCGGCAGAAGGCCTGCTGCTCGAACAGCTCGGCATCAACGAGGCAGCGCTGATCAAGACCGACGGGATGATCGGGATCGACGGCCTTGCCGAGATCGTCCGCGAGGATCGCCCGGACCTCAAGTTCGACGCCTATTCCCCGCGCTTTCCCGAGCGCATCCGCGAGCATGACGGGGATGCCTTCTCGGCGATCCGCGAGAAGGACATCGTCATCCACCACCCCTACGAAAGCTTCGAGGTGGTGGTCGATTTCATCCGTCAGGCCGCCGCCGATCCCGAAGTGGTGGCGATCAAGCAGACGCTCTACCGCGCAGGCTCGCAGTCGGCGGTCATCAACGCGCTGATCGAGGCGGCCGAGGCGGGCAAATCGGTGACCGCCGTGGTCGAGTTGAAGGCCCGCTTCGACGAGGAACAGAACCTCAAGTGGGCGAGCAAGCTGGAACGCGCCGGGGTGCAGGTGATCTACGGCTTCACCGACTGGAAGACCCACGCCAAGGTCGCGATGGTGGTGCGGCGCGAGGGCGAGAGCTTCCGCACCTACTGCCACTTCGGCACCGGCAACTACCATCCCGTCACGGCCAAGGTTTACACCGACCTCAGCTTCTTCACCGCCGATCCCAAGCTCGGGCGCGATGCGGCCAAGATGTTCAATTTCGTCACCGGCTATGTCGAACCGCACGAACTGGAGCGCATCCACATCGCCCCGATCGACCTGCGCCAGGAAATCTGCCGCCGCATCGATATCGAGATCGCCAATGCCCAGAAGGGCAGGCCCGCCGCGATCTGGATGAAGTGCAACCAGATCACCGACGAGGCCATGATCGACCGGCTCTATGCCGCCAGCCAGGCGGGCGTGCAGGTCGAACTGGTGGTGCGCGGCATCTGCTGCCTCAGGCCCGGCATCGTCGGCCTGTCGGAGAACATCCGCGTCAAGTCGATCATCGGCCGTTTCCTCGAGCACAGCCGCATCTATGCCTTCGCCAACGGCCACCCGATGCCGAGCGCCCATGCGGCGGTGTTCATCGCGTCGGCCGACATGATGAGCCGCAATCTCGACCGCCGCGTGGAGACGCTGATCCCGATCCTCAACCGCACGGTCCACGACCAGGTGCTCCAGCAGGTGCTGCTCGCCAACATGCTCGACAGCGAGCAGAGCTGGTGGCTCCACCCCGACGGGCACTATTCGCGGGTCGAGGCGGAGCCGGGGGTCAAGCCCTTCAACTGCCACCGCTATTTCATGACCAACCCCTCGCTTTCGGGCCGGGGTGGCGCGCTCGAGGCGGGGGCCGTGCCCAAGCTCTCCCTCAGACGGGGCGCCGCGGCATGA
- a CDS encoding queuosine precursor transporter produces MENAAPTAPEPLDPAAAFDRDPTDGIIATSRPPVTFRYYDLVMAGFVAILLLSNIIGAAKLTYVSVPFWPEGWWPAPDGTFIYGAGILFFPLGYVIGDVLTEIYGFAKARRVIWVGTAAMIFLAFMSYIVTALPPFDGWECAASGFGGERPATSNADPAIPGGAICQLTYESVFGSTWRIVVASITAFWAGEFVNSFVMAKMKVWTRGHALWTRTIGSTFVGQGVDSLIFYPVAFYGIWTTDAVLTVMVTNWALKVVWEAVLTPVTYLVVNRLKAAEGVDLYDIDTDFSPFGSEKPA; encoded by the coding sequence ATGGAAAACGCCGCTCCGACCGCCCCCGAGCCCCTCGATCCCGCCGCCGCCTTCGACCGCGATCCGACCGACGGGATCATCGCCACTTCGCGTCCGCCGGTGACCTTCCGCTATTACGACCTCGTCATGGCGGGATTCGTGGCGATCCTGCTGCTTTCCAACATCATCGGCGCGGCCAAGCTGACCTATGTCAGCGTGCCTTTCTGGCCCGAAGGCTGGTGGCCCGCGCCCGACGGCACCTTCATCTACGGCGCGGGCATCCTGTTCTTCCCGCTGGGCTACGTGATCGGCGACGTGCTGACCGAGATCTACGGCTTCGCCAAGGCGCGCCGCGTGATCTGGGTGGGGACGGCGGCGATGATCTTCCTCGCCTTCATGTCCTACATCGTCACCGCCCTCCCCCCGTTCGACGGGTGGGAGTGCGCCGCGAGCGGCTTTGGCGGAGAGCGCCCGGCGACGTCGAATGCCGATCCGGCGATCCCCGGCGGGGCGATCTGCCAGCTGACCTATGAAAGCGTGTTCGGCAGCACCTGGCGCATCGTCGTCGCCTCGATCACCGCGTTCTGGGCTGGCGAGTTCGTGAACTCCTTCGTGATGGCCAAGATGAAGGTCTGGACCCGGGGCCACGCCCTGTGGACGCGCACCATCGGCTCGACCTTCGTCGGCCAAGGGGTGGACAGCCTCATCTTCTATCCGGTCGCCTTCTACGGCATCTGGACGACCGATGCGGTGCTGACCGTGATGGTCACCAACTGGGCGCTGAAGGTCGTGTGGGAGGCTGTGCTGACGCCAGTGACATATCTGGTGGTGAACCGGCTGAAGGCGGCCGAGGGCGTGGATCTCTACGACATCGACACCGACTTCTCGCCCTTCGGGAGCGAAAAGCCGGCGTAA
- a CDS encoding glycosyltransferase family 2 protein produces the protein MHSPAREPPGEPVPGAAPPAADVSIVIVNYRAADEVIDCLASLYGQDHGRSIEVIVVDNASADGGAARIAAAYPQARVLEMAENLGFAGGNNAGLAVAQGQFLLLLNPDTQLPEGVLRAVCDRLAADPGIGVIGVPQEVGGGQIVSSALRDLTPGHFLVRAFLPAGVIARFLPRYNIRYPEHEPRAEFACEAVVGCFMAMRRDVIDTVGPLDQRIFIYAEEREFCHRVRRAGYRILHMGGLSVIHHQGVTTRSIPIWRDVQTQQGQLVYIRLTQGTGAARLAGAAMSLSHLVRLPIELAMVGPLWKQRLECRLKRLSRSLKAVLTPPEQTRQAID, from the coding sequence ATGCACTCCCCCGCACGCGAACCCCCCGGCGAACCGGTGCCCGGCGCGGCCCCGCCTGCGGCGGATGTCAGCATCGTCATCGTCAATTACCGTGCGGCGGACGAGGTGATCGATTGCCTCGCCAGCCTCTACGGGCAGGATCACGGCCGCAGTATCGAGGTGATCGTGGTCGACAATGCCTCGGCCGACGGGGGGGCGGCGCGGATCGCGGCGGCCTACCCTCAGGCCCGGGTGCTGGAAATGGCCGAGAACCTCGGCTTTGCAGGTGGCAACAATGCCGGCCTCGCGGTGGCGCAAGGGCAGTTCCTGCTGCTGCTCAACCCCGACACGCAGTTGCCCGAAGGCGTGCTGCGCGCGGTGTGCGACCGGCTTGCGGCCGACCCCGGCATCGGCGTGATCGGTGTGCCGCAGGAGGTGGGAGGCGGGCAGATCGTCAGCTCCGCGCTGCGTGACCTCACGCCCGGACATTTCCTCGTCCGCGCCTTTCTGCCCGCAGGGGTCATCGCGCGGTTCCTGCCGCGCTACAACATCCGCTATCCGGAGCACGAGCCCCGCGCCGAGTTCGCGTGCGAGGCGGTGGTCGGCTGTTTCATGGCGATGCGGCGCGACGTGATCGACACGGTTGGCCCGCTCGACCAGCGGATATTCATCTACGCCGAGGAGCGGGAGTTCTGCCACCGTGTCCGCCGTGCGGGCTACCGGATCCTGCACATGGGGGGGCTGTCGGTGATCCATCACCAGGGCGTGACGACGCGCTCGATCCCGATCTGGCGCGATGTGCAGACGCAGCAGGGGCAGCTGGTCTATATCCGCCTCACCCAGGGCACCGGCGCCGCGCGGCTGGCGGGGGCAGCGATGAGCCTGTCGCACCTCGTGCGCCTTCCGATCGAACTGGCAATGGTCGGCCCGCTGTGGAAGCAGCGGCTGGAATGCCGGTTGAAGCGCCTCAGCCGCTCCCTGAAGGCGGTTCTCACCCCGCCCGAACAGACCCGGCAGGCGATCGACTGA
- a CDS encoding TrbI/VirB10 family protein, whose translation MRLAMRLPPKKGEGGDAADPRERESAEIIDLASRAAFPAVTDRKAKGDGLQLAAGVAVVGLLGAVTFWAMNAARTPEPQGIGNPAVAPPQAAAAPVVVQPVDPAQQPGAVPVVPQGDPAPAPVLVNNPGLMPEAAVNPYASPQLVFDASSARSVRVAEGAAVPAPGTPGAAVGGAGGAAEFASRVGGVGGAPAQARAMTNPSTTVTEGTLIPAILETAINTDVPGYVRAVVSQDVKSFDGRRVLIPRSSRLIGQYQAGVQQGQRRAYVIWTRLIRPDGVSVNLGSPAVGFDGATGLEGDVNSHFFKRFGSGLLLSVVGGLGAVATGGIGGVIVAGGAQGAANSAVQSQGQISPTIRVRMGEPIRVFTARDLDFSAVGG comes from the coding sequence ATGCGTCTGGCCATGCGACTGCCGCCGAAGAAGGGCGAGGGCGGCGACGCCGCCGACCCGCGCGAGCGGGAAAGCGCCGAGATCATCGACCTCGCGAGCCGCGCCGCCTTCCCGGCGGTGACCGACCGCAAGGCCAAGGGCGACGGGCTGCAGCTCGCCGCCGGGGTGGCGGTGGTCGGGCTGCTCGGGGCGGTGACCTTCTGGGCGATGAACGCCGCGCGCACCCCCGAACCGCAGGGCATCGGCAACCCCGCCGTGGCACCGCCGCAGGCTGCCGCCGCGCCCGTGGTGGTTCAGCCGGTCGATCCGGCGCAGCAGCCCGGTGCCGTGCCGGTCGTCCCGCAGGGCGATCCCGCGCCCGCGCCGGTGCTGGTCAACAATCCGGGGTTGATGCCCGAGGCGGCAGTCAATCCCTATGCCAGCCCGCAGCTGGTCTTCGACGCAAGCTCGGCGCGCAGCGTGCGCGTTGCCGAGGGTGCTGCCGTGCCGGCCCCGGGCACGCCGGGCGCGGCGGTCGGCGGTGCGGGCGGCGCGGCGGAGTTCGCCAGCCGCGTCGGCGGGGTCGGCGGCGCGCCCGCCCAAGCCCGCGCCATGACCAACCCCTCGACCACCGTGACCGAAGGCACGCTGATCCCCGCGATTCTCGAGACCGCGATCAACACCGACGTGCCCGGCTATGTCCGCGCCGTGGTGAGCCAGGACGTCAAGAGCTTCGACGGCCGCCGCGTGCTGATCCCGCGCTCCTCGCGCCTGATCGGCCAGTATCAGGCCGGCGTCCAGCAGGGCCAGCGCCGCGCCTACGTGATCTGGACCCGCCTGATCCGGCCCGACGGGGTGTCGGTCAATCTCGGCTCGCCCGCAGTCGGCTTCGACGGGGCGACGGGGCTGGAGGGCGACGTCAACAGCCACTTCTTCAAGCGCTTCGGCTCGGGCCTGCTGCTCTCGGTGGTGGGCGGCCTCGGCGCGGTGGCGACGGGCGGCATCGGCGGCGTGATCGTCGCCGGGGGCGCGCAGGGCGCGGCCAATTCGGCGGTGCAGTCGCAGGGCCAGATCAGCCCGACGATCCGCGTGCGCATGGGCGAGCCGATCCGGGTCTTCACCGCCCGCGATCTCGATTTCAGCGCGGTCGGCGGCTGA
- a CDS encoding Ppx/GppA family phosphatase, whose amino-acid sequence MIWNRRRENRESAVSGGTPERAIIDIGSNTVRLVVYGGTMRAPTVLLNEKVTAKLGREIASTGRLADEAMGLALRGLRRFALLLGDLGIRDVEVVATAAVRDAANGPDFVAELRAIGLSPRVISGEEEALLSAHGVIGAFPEARGIVADLGGGSLELVRVAGGTTEGASTLPLGTLRLPEHRGKNRGEMRKSLDKAIRKAGWDLAANPPEVNGALYLVGGTWRAMAVFAMAARGWPLSDPHGFELDAAGARQLAEMLALSESDALKGRDRISAMRAEKLPDAAVLLQALLARLAPEKVVFSSWGLREGLLYDRLPAHTRAADPLLAGVAVFAGQRGTQATLATRMAAWTLDAAPAREHGSERLRLAATMLALASMQIEPNIRLPQAINWALHKRWIGIDGKGRAMLAAAIAANGNQLSLPEEVRALASEAALEEAVRWGLALRLARRLGAQAPRSLEVSRLRVDGGALVLELAESHAALFGAPTEKDMKLLAGRLGLGWRVDIVSEIEM is encoded by the coding sequence ATGATCTGGAACAGGCGGCGGGAAAACCGCGAGAGCGCCGTGAGCGGCGGGACGCCGGAACGCGCGATCATCGACATCGGTTCGAACACCGTGCGTCTCGTCGTCTACGGCGGCACGATGCGCGCGCCCACGGTACTGCTCAACGAGAAGGTGACGGCCAAGCTCGGGCGCGAGATCGCGAGCACGGGGCGCCTCGCCGACGAGGCGATGGGGCTGGCGCTGCGGGGCCTCAGACGCTTTGCGCTGCTGCTCGGCGATCTCGGGATCAGGGATGTCGAGGTGGTCGCCACTGCGGCGGTGCGCGATGCCGCGAACGGACCGGACTTCGTCGCCGAGCTGCGCGCGATCGGCCTGTCTCCGCGGGTCATCTCCGGCGAGGAGGAGGCGCTGCTCAGCGCCCACGGCGTCATCGGTGCCTTCCCCGAGGCGCGCGGGATCGTCGCCGACCTCGGCGGCGGGAGCCTCGAACTGGTGCGGGTCGCGGGCGGCACGACCGAGGGGGCGAGCACGCTGCCGCTCGGCACGCTGCGCCTGCCCGAACACCGCGGCAAGAACCGGGGCGAGATGAGGAAGTCGCTCGACAAGGCGATCCGCAAGGCCGGTTGGGACCTCGCCGCAAACCCGCCCGAGGTGAACGGGGCGCTCTATCTTGTGGGCGGCACCTGGCGGGCGATGGCGGTCTTCGCGATGGCCGCGCGCGGCTGGCCGCTGAGCGATCCCCACGGCTTCGAACTCGACGCCGCCGGCGCCCGGCAGCTTGCCGAGATGCTCGCGCTGTCCGAGAGCGATGCACTCAAGGGTCGCGACCGGATCTCGGCGATGCGCGCCGAGAAGCTGCCCGATGCCGCGGTGCTGCTGCAGGCGCTGCTGGCGCGGCTGGCGCCGGAGAAGGTGGTGTTTTCCTCGTGGGGCCTGCGCGAGGGGCTGCTCTACGATCGCCTGCCCGCCCACACCCGCGCGGCCGACCCGCTGCTTGCCGGTGTGGCGGTCTTTGCCGGGCAGCGCGGGACGCAGGCGACGCTGGCGACGCGGATGGCCGCGTGGACGCTCGACGCCGCGCCTGCGCGCGAACACGGTTCGGAACGGCTGCGGCTCGCGGCAACCATGCTCGCGCTCGCCTCGATGCAGATCGAGCCCAACATCCGCCTGCCGCAGGCGATCAACTGGGCGCTGCACAAGCGCTGGATCGGGATCGACGGCAAGGGCCGGGCGATGCTCGCCGCGGCGATCGCCGCCAACGGCAACCAGCTTTCCCTGCCCGAAGAGGTGCGCGCGCTGGCGAGCGAGGCGGCGCTCGAGGAAGCCGTGCGCTGGGGCCTCGCCCTACGGCTTGCGCGGCGGCTGGGCGCGCAGGCGCCCCGCTCGCTGGAGGTCAGCCGGCTGCGGGTCGACGGGGGCGCACTGGTGCTGGAACTGGCGGAAAGCCACGCCGCGCTATTCGGCGCGCCGACCGAGAAGGACATGAAGCTGCTCGCCGGCCGGCTCGGGCTCGGCTGGCGGGTCGATATCGTCAGCGAGATCGAGATGTAG
- a CDS encoding TrbG/VirB9 family P-type conjugative transfer protein, translating to MTRAVLLASLALTLAAPLAAQDDRLQTLVFDENAVVRIDGKVKVQTTIKFAPDEVIENVAIGDSAAWQVQPNKAQTILFVKPLEPAARTNMTVVTDKRTYLFDLVASPRNSALYVLQFRYPELEKAAEEARLAAIAEAEAQALRAAAEPAAMGGDPGQAADPTKLNFAWASAGAAELIPTRTYDDGDAVFLTWPQGIAIPAILVTNEDGDEGPVNYTVRGATVVVEGVPPQIILRSGRDTATLTNTGPMPPSARQAGLSAPRGKKK from the coding sequence ATGACCCGCGCCGTGCTCCTCGCGAGCCTCGCCCTCACGCTTGCCGCGCCCCTGGCGGCGCAGGATGACCGCCTCCAGACGCTCGTCTTCGACGAGAACGCCGTGGTGCGGATCGACGGCAAGGTGAAGGTCCAGACCACCATCAAGTTCGCCCCCGACGAGGTGATCGAGAACGTCGCCATCGGTGACAGCGCCGCCTGGCAGGTGCAGCCCAACAAGGCGCAGACGATCCTCTTCGTGAAGCCGCTGGAGCCCGCCGCGCGCACCAACATGACGGTGGTGACGGACAAGCGCACCTACCTCTTCGACCTCGTCGCCAGCCCCCGGAATTCGGCGCTTTATGTGCTGCAGTTCCGCTATCCCGAGCTCGAGAAAGCCGCCGAGGAAGCGCGCCTCGCCGCGATCGCCGAGGCCGAGGCGCAGGCCCTGCGCGCGGCGGCGGAACCGGCCGCGATGGGGGGAGACCCGGGGCAAGCCGCCGATCCGACGAAGCTCAACTTCGCCTGGGCGAGCGCGGGGGCGGCGGAACTGATCCCCACCCGCACCTATGACGATGGCGACGCGGTGTTCCTCACCTGGCCGCAGGGCATCGCCATCCCCGCCATTCTCGTCACCAACGAGGATGGCGACGAGGGGCCGGTCAACTACACCGTGCGCGGAGCCACCGTCGTGGTCGAGGGCGTGCCGCCGCAGATCATCCTTCGCTCGGGCCGCGACACCGCGACCCTCACCAACACCGGCCCCATGCCGCCCTCGGCACGGCAGGCGGGGCTCTCCGCGCCGCGGGGCAAGAAGAAGTGA
- a CDS encoding type IV secretion system protein — MSAICDSASQSMGTGVSAALTAVDCIASGVSEQAFNRLFGTEGQLALALTILLGLYVGFFGISLMLGRSNLSVRALVPKMMTLGLVLTFATSFVAFSSVFYNIFIGGPDQIAGILTGVRGESATGVFAQKLDVVFLAVQQASGDTKDISAFSPPGMMWIGAMLLLLGTVGLLVTARIALALLLAVGPIFVVLALFEGTRGLFTGWLKGLTMMALAPLFALLGGSIMLEMAVPVLAALVAVPGQIDQQAAMAFFLVGAVHMALMLLSLKVAGTMVSGWQVFGLVPSKERERGPEAPRAVPVAGPVVGTAPRGPALTPASASLAPRRVDVAPLQPGLAANDAGPAGTVSRETRVYATGGGSGQTGPAGPAASRTRGIGNRFRTASSAAPAPAPKAPPPETYR, encoded by the coding sequence ATGAGCGCGATCTGCGATTCTGCCTCCCAGTCGATGGGCACCGGCGTCTCGGCCGCGCTGACCGCGGTCGACTGCATCGCCAGCGGCGTTTCCGAACAGGCCTTCAACCGCCTTTTCGGGACCGAGGGCCAGCTGGCGCTCGCGCTGACGATCCTGCTCGGGCTTTACGTCGGCTTCTTCGGCATCTCGCTGATGCTCGGCCGGTCGAACCTGTCGGTTCGCGCGCTGGTGCCCAAGATGATGACGCTGGGGCTGGTGCTGACCTTCGCCACCAGCTTCGTCGCCTTCTCGAGCGTGTTCTACAACATCTTCATCGGCGGGCCGGACCAGATCGCCGGAATCCTGACCGGCGTGCGCGGAGAGAGCGCCACGGGCGTCTTCGCCCAGAAGCTCGACGTGGTCTTCCTCGCCGTCCAGCAGGCGAGCGGGGACACCAAGGACATCAGCGCCTTCTCGCCGCCCGGGATGATGTGGATCGGGGCGATGCTGCTCCTGCTCGGCACGGTCGGCCTGCTGGTGACAGCGCGGATCGCGCTGGCGCTGCTGCTGGCGGTCGGGCCGATCTTCGTGGTGCTGGCCCTATTCGAGGGCACGCGCGGGCTGTTCACCGGCTGGCTCAAGGGGCTGACGATGATGGCGCTGGCGCCGCTCTTCGCGTTGCTGGGCGGATCGATCATGCTCGAGATGGCGGTGCCGGTGCTGGCCGCGCTGGTCGCCGTGCCGGGCCAGATCGACCAGCAGGCGGCGATGGCGTTCTTCCTCGTCGGCGCGGTGCACATGGCGCTGATGCTGCTTTCGCTGAAGGTCGCGGGCACGATGGTGTCGGGCTGGCAGGTGTTCGGCCTCGTGCCTTCGAAGGAGCGCGAGCGCGGGCCGGAAGCGCCGCGAGCCGTGCCGGTCGCCGGCCCCGTTGTCGGCACCGCGCCGCGCGGCCCCGCCCTGACCCCTGCGAGCGCGTCGCTGGCCCCCCGCCGGGTCGATGTCGCCCCACTCCAGCCCGGCCTTGCCGCCAACGACGCGGGGCCGGCGGGCACCGTTTCGCGCGAAACCCGCGTCTATGCGACCGGCGGCGGCAGCGGACAGACTGGCCCTGCAGGCCCCGCCGCCTCGCGCACCCGCGGGATCGGCAACCGCTTCCGCACGGCCTCGTCCGCCGCCCCCGCGCCGGCGCCCAAAGCCCCCCCTCCGGAGACCTATCGATGA
- the virB11 gene encoding P-type DNA transfer ATPase VirB11, protein MGADIHRLDSGEGGAPAPLPAERSVYLDAYLAPFRRWLDRDTVTEIMVNRPGEVWIEDAAQPGMQRIETPEIDDRLVQRLAEQVARVSHQGINREHPLLGATLPDGARVQFCGPPASRKHWTMAIRRHRRLDLPLDAYDTGPLAGEMQFDLPDPQTQPIAFLRAAIRARRTILISGGTSTGKTTFLNAMLGEIPKAERVVLVEDTPELKFPGENAVGLVAVKGELGEAKVTANELLQAALRLRPDRIVLGELRGAESVSFLRAINTGHPGSFSTIHANSLRGALEQLSLMVMQTGIGLTRSDTIAYAASVIDVIVQLGRDANGRRGITSIADSRSLL, encoded by the coding sequence ATGGGCGCGGACATCCACCGGCTGGACTCAGGGGAGGGCGGGGCACCCGCGCCGCTCCCGGCGGAGCGCAGCGTCTATCTCGACGCCTATCTCGCGCCGTTCCGCCGCTGGCTCGACCGCGACACCGTGACCGAGATCATGGTCAATCGCCCGGGTGAGGTGTGGATCGAGGATGCCGCGCAGCCGGGGATGCAGCGCATCGAGACCCCGGAGATCGACGACCGGCTGGTGCAGCGCCTCGCCGAACAGGTCGCGCGCGTCTCGCACCAGGGCATCAACCGCGAACACCCGCTGCTCGGCGCGACGCTGCCCGACGGCGCGCGCGTTCAGTTCTGCGGACCGCCCGCCAGCCGCAAGCACTGGACGATGGCGATCCGCCGGCACCGCCGGCTCGACCTGCCGCTCGACGCCTATGACACGGGCCCGCTCGCGGGGGAGATGCAGTTCGACCTGCCCGACCCGCAGACCCAGCCGATCGCCTTCCTGCGCGCGGCGATCCGGGCGCGGCGCACGATCCTGATCTCGGGCGGCACCAGCACCGGCAAGACCACCTTCCTCAACGCCATGCTGGGCGAGATCCCCAAGGCCGAGCGCGTGGTCCTGGTCGAGGATACGCCGGAGCTGAAGTTCCCGGGCGAGAACGCGGTGGGGCTGGTCGCGGTCAAGGGCGAGCTGGGCGAGGCCAAGGTCACCGCCAACGAGCTGCTCCAGGCCGCGTTGCGCCTGCGCCCCGACCGTATCGTGCTGGGCGAGTTGCGCGGCGCGGAGAGCGTGAGCTTCCTGCGCGCAATCAACACCGGGCACCCGGGCAGCTTCTCGACGATCCACGCCAACAGCTTGCGCGGCGCGCTCGAACAGCTGTCGCTGATGGTGATGCAGACCGGCATCGGCCTCACCCGCTCCGACACCATCGCCTATGCCGCGAGCGTGATCGACGTGATCGTGCAGCTTGGCCGCGATGCCAACGGCAGGCGCGGGATCACCAGCATCGCCGACAGCCGCTCGCTCCTCTGA